One genomic region from Manis pentadactyla isolate mManPen7 chromosome 12, mManPen7.hap1, whole genome shotgun sequence encodes:
- the LOC118920057 gene encoding olfactory receptor 7A10-like, protein MYLITVFGNLIIILAVISDSHLHTPMYFFLSHLSFVDICFTNTTIPKMLVTIWTESKVITFAGCISQMSFYIHLAVLDDFLLTMMAYDHFVAVCHPLHYTVIMSPRLCGLLVLVCWVTVLSLYYCTSLGVYLSSAATYSSHSSATASVMYALVTPMLNPIIYSLRNKDIKGALKRVLCMEGVKMQIVLGMKCP, encoded by the exons ATGTATCTGATCACTGTGTTTGGAAACCTGATCATCATCCTCGCTGTGATATCAgactcccacctccacacccctatgtacttcttcctctcccaCCTGTCTTTTGTAGACATCTGTTTCACCAACACCACCATCCCAAAAATGCTAGTCACTATATGGACAGAAAGCAAAGTTATAACCTTTGCAGGCTGCATCAGTCAGATGTCCTTCTACATACACTTGGCAGTGTTAGATGACTTTCTTCTCACTATGATGGCCTATGACCACTTTGTGGCCGTCTGCCACCCTCTGCACTACACGGTCATCATGAGTCCCCGGCTCTGTGGGCTGCTGGTTCTGGTCTGCTGGGTCA CTGTTCTCTCCTTATATTATTGTACAAGCCTAGGAGTGTACCTCAGCTCTGCTGCTACGTACAGTTCGCATTCAAGTGCAACAGCCTCAGTGATGTATGCCTTGGTCACACCCATGCTCAACCCCATCATCTACAGTCTaagaaacaaagacataaaagggGCTCTAAAAAGAGTCCTTTGTATGGAAGGTGTCAAAATGCAAATTGTTCTGGGGATGAAGTGCCCATGA